One Kineococcus aurantiacus genomic window carries:
- the cofC gene encoding 2-phospho-L-lactate guanylyltransferase encodes MTHVSGWRIVVPVKGGDEAKTRLALPPDQRRGLALAMALDCLAACLATPGVGLVVCVSDDPVVLRSARAAGAVTVSPGRPGLARAVDAGLASLERGPTAVLLGDVPALRPRDLATALEEALGVPGPALVTDTEGTGSVLLAEVGGDVPHRFGPDSARHHLQAGARALTAPVPSLRRDVDTLADLAAALGLGVGPRTRQAVPPDLLAPCAGRPC; translated from the coding sequence GTGACGCACGTGAGCGGCTGGCGGATCGTCGTCCCGGTCAAGGGCGGGGACGAGGCGAAGACGCGGCTGGCGCTGCCGCCGGACCAGCGGCGGGGCCTGGCCCTGGCGATGGCCCTGGACTGCCTGGCCGCCTGCCTGGCCACGCCCGGGGTCGGGCTCGTGGTGTGCGTCAGCGACGACCCCGTCGTGCTGCGCTCGGCCCGGGCCGCCGGGGCCGTCACGGTCTCCCCCGGCCGCCCCGGGCTGGCCCGCGCCGTCGACGCGGGCCTGGCGAGCCTGGAGCGGGGCCCGACGGCCGTGCTGCTCGGCGACGTGCCGGCGCTGCGCCCGCGGGACCTGGCGACGGCGCTGGAGGAGGCGCTGGGCGTGCCCGGCCCGGCGCTGGTCACCGACACCGAGGGGACGGGCAGCGTGCTGCTGGCCGAGGTGGGCGGGGACGTCCCGCACCGCTTCGGGCCCGACTCGGCCCGTCACCACCTGCAGGCCGGGGCCCGCGCGCTGACCGCGCCGGTGCCCTCGCTGCGCCGCGACGTCGACACCCTGGCCGACCTGGCGGCCGCCCTCGGCCTGGGCGTGGGGCCCCGCACCCGCCAGGCCGTGCCCCCGGACCTGCTGGCGCCGTGCGCCGGACGTCCCTGCTGA